Part of the Oncorhynchus nerka isolate Pitt River linkage group LG14, Oner_Uvic_2.0, whole genome shotgun sequence genome is shown below.
tctctctctctctctctctctctctctctctctctctctctctctcactgtctctctctctctctctctctctctctctctctctctctctctctctctctctctctctctctctgtctctgttgctctcgctctgtctttctctgtctctgtctctctgtctctctctctgtctctctctctgtctctctctctctctctctctctctctctctctctctgtctctgtctctctctctagagaagtcagaagaggacatggagagggaggccAGGCTGGTGGAACAGTGGGTAGGGCTGACTGAGGAAAGGAACGCTGTACTGGTGCCCGCGCCTGGCAGTGGCATACCTGGTGCCCCTGCCCACTGGTAAGTCTCAGGGTCATTCTTTAATATACACAATGAAATAATCcttgaatgtacagtgccttgcgaaagtattcggcccccttgaactttgcgaccttttgccacatttcaggcttcaaacataaagatataaaactgtatttttttgtgaagaatcaacaacaggtgggacacaatcatgaagtggaacaacatttattggatatttcaaacttttttaacaaatgaaaaactgaaaaattgtgcgcgcaaaatgattcagcccctttactttcagtgcagcaaactctctccagaagttcagtgaggatctctgaatgatccaatgttgacctaaatgactaatgatgataaatacaatccgcCTGTGTGTAAtcgtctccgtataaatgcacttgcactgtgatagtctcagaggtccgttaaaagtgcagagagcatcatgaagaacaaggaacacaccaggcaggtccgagatactgttgtgaagaagtttaaagccggatttggatacaaaaagatttcccaagctttaaacatcccaaggagcactgtgcaagcgataatattgaaatggaaggagtatcagaccactgcaaatctaccaagacctggccgtccctctaaactttcagctcatacaaggagaagactgatcagagatgcagccaagaggcccatgatcactctggatgaactgcagagatctacagctgaggtgggagactctgtccataggacaacaatcagtcgtatattgcacaaatctggcctttatggaagagtggcaagatgaaagccatttcttaaagatatccataaaaagtgttgtttaaagtttgccacaagccacctgggagacacaccaaacatgtggaagaaggtgctttttggcaacaatgcgaaacgttatgtttggcgtaaaagcaacacagcccatcaccctgaacacaccatccccactgtcaaacatggtggcagcatcatggtttgggccttcttttcttcagcagggacagggaagatggttaaaatcgatgggaagatggatgtagccaaatacaggaccattctggaagaaaacctgatggagtctgcaaaagacctgagactgggacggagatttgtcttccaacaagacaatgatccaaaacataaagtaaaatctacaatggaatggttaaaaaataaacatatccaggtgttagaatggccaagtcaaagtccagacctgaatccaatcgagaatctgtggaaagaactgaaaactgcagttcacaaatgctctccatccaacctcactgagctcgagctgttttgcaaggaggaatgggaaaaactttcagtctctcgatgtgcaaaactgatagagacataccccaagcgacttacagctgtaatcgcagcaaaaggtggcgctacaaagtattaacttaagggggctgaataattttgcacgcccaatttttcagtttttgatttgttaaaaaagtttgaaatatccaataaatgtcgttccacttcatgattgtgtcccacttgttgttgattcttcacaaaaaatacagttttatatctttatgtttgaagcctgaaatgtggcaaaaggtcgcaaagttcaagggggccgaatactttcgcaaggcactgtatgtctgcTTTTAGACATTCCACAAGCTTAGAGTTAGTCTCTCTGTGGTGCTGTTTGAAACTGATTCTGAGCCTGTGTTCTACTCTTTCACTGTTACAGGGCCCCCTCTGCTGGGATGGAAGCTCACTTCCCAGTCCTCTTCCTGGACTTGAATGGTAAAGGCCTGGAATACATCagactctgtgtgtctctgtcacctCTACAGCAGACGACCTGACAGTGAATCAACAGTTAACAGGACTTAACCTCTAACATCagactctgtgtgtctctgtcacctCTACAGCAGACGACCTGACAGTGACTCAACAGTTAACAGGACTTAACCTCTAACATCAGACTTTGTGTGTCACCTCTACAGCAGACGACCTGACAGTGACTCAACAGTTAACAGGACTTAACCTCTAACATCAGactttgtgtgtctctgtcaccTCTAACATCAGactttgtgtgtctctgtcaccTCTAACATCAGactctgtgtgtcctctacaGCAGACGACCTGACAGTGACTCAACAGTTAACGGGACCCAACGCTGCCGGGGTTAACTCTATCCTGCCCAAGGAGCACGGCAGCCAGTTTTTCTACCTGCCAATCCTCAGACACAGTGATGACGAGGtagagtactgtgtgtgtgtggacgtgtttcactattcttgtggggaccagaagtcacacacacaaatattatgatcaactggggacattttgttgggGGCATTTTGTTGGTCCCCttgaggtcaaatgctatttctatggggtttagggttaaggttgcattaaaggagctagggttaggtttagagttaggagctagggttaggtttagagttaggagctagggttaggtttagagttaggagctagggttaggtttagggttaagagctagggttaggtttagagttaggagctagggttaggtttagagttaggagctagggttaggtttagagttaggagctagggttaggtttaggagctagggttaggtttaggagctagggttaggtttagagttaggagctagggttaggtttagagttaggagctagggttaggtttagggttaggagctaggtttagagttaggagctagggttaggtttaggagctagggttaggtttaggagctagggttaggtttagagttaggagctagggttaggtttagagttaggagctagggttaggtttagagttaggagctagggttaggtttagagttaggagctagggttaggtttaggagctagggttaggtttagtgttaggagctagggttaggtttagggttaggagctagggttaggtttagagttaggagctagggttaggagctaggtttagggttaggagctagggttaggtttagagttaggagctagggttaggtttagagttaggagctagtgttaggtttagagttaggagctagggttaggtttagagttaggagctagggttaggtttagagttaggagctagggttaggtttagagttaggagctagggttagagttaggagctagggttaggcgttagggttaggagttagggttaggagctaggagttagggttaggtttagagttaggagctaggtttagggttaggagctagggttagggttaggagctagggttaggagctagggttagggttaggagctagggttaggtttagagttaggagctaggtttagagttaggcgttagggttaggagctagggttaggtttagtgttaggagctagggttaggtttagggttaggagctagggttaggtttagagttaggagctagggttaggagctaggtttagggttaggagctagggttaggtttagagttaggagctagggttaggtttagagttaggagctagggttaggtttagagttaggagctagggttaggtttagagttaggagctagggttaggtttagagttaggagctagggttagagttaggagctagggttaggcgttagggttaggagttagggttaggagttagggttaggtttagagttaggagctaggtttagggttaggagctagggttagggttaggagctagggttaggagctagggttagggttaggagctagggttaggtttagagttaggagctaggtttagagttaggcgttagggttaggagctaggagttagggttaggagctagggttaggtttgggttaaggttacgTTAAGGGTTAAGAGCTagcgttaggtttagggttacgagctagcgttaggtttagggttaggagctagcgttaggtttagggttaggagctagcgttaggtttagggttaggagctagggttagatttaggaaCTAGGTTTAAGAACTAGGGTTAGagtaagagtacgggttaggtttagggttagggaaatttgattttgaattagactgaattgtgtgtccccacaaggttagctgtacaagagagtgtgtgtgtactggccaCTTCCCGTTTTTCCAGAAATCCCGGTTGGAAGATTCCCAGAATCAGGAGGAAATATGCAGGAAACCGGGAAGTCCTCCAATCAggaggtgaaaacctgagaataaTAGTTGTGTTTTCCACCTCCTGTCACCAGGTGTCAGCGCTGTGCTCCTGGGACTCATCCATCCACGACTCTGTGCACCTGAACCGCGTGACGTCACCCAACGAACGTATCTACGTGATCATTAAAGCCACAGTGCAGCTCAGCCATCCTGTCTCCATGGAGCTGGTGCTGCGCAAGAGGATCTCTGTCAACATCTACAACAAACAGGTCtggactggagacacacacacacacacacacacagactgacacacacacacacacacagtctgacacacacacacacagactgacagacaaacacacacacacagactgacagacacacacacacacactgacagacacacacacacacacacacagactgacacacacacaaacacacagactgacagacacacacacacacacacagactgacagacacacactgacagacacacacacacacacacacagactgacagacacacacacacagactgacagacacccacacacagactgacagacagacacacacacacacacacacacacacagagactgacatacagacacacacacagactgacagacacacacacacacacacacacacagactgacagacacacacacacacacagactgacagacaaacacacacagactgacagacacacacacacacagactgacagacacacacacacacacagactgacagacacacacacagactgacagacagacacacacacagactgacagacacacacacacacagactgacagacagacacacacacacagactgacagacacacacacagacagacacacacacagactgacagacacacacacacacacagactgacagacacacacacacacacagactgacacacacacacacagacagacacacacacacacacagactaacacacacacacacacagactgacagacagacacacacacagactgacagacagacagactgacagacagacacacagactgacagacacacacacagactgacagacacacacacacacacagactaacacacacacacacagactgacagacagacacacagacagacacacacacagactgacacacagacaaacatctGTCAACATCTACAACAAACAGCACTGACCGGCCTGGTGACTACTGACATGACTGACAGCACATAATTAGATTAGAGAAACATTAAATCCCAGTTTCCCgacccagattaagcctagtcctggactaacaGGCATGCTAGGACTGGGTTTCACCTCTGTCCGGGAATCCTGCCCTGTAACGCTCTCTGTCTGGCAGCCTGTTACTCAATGTGCAGAACAGGCAGGCTTTCATGAGGATGCCTTAAAATAGTCTTTTTATTCCATGTTGTTTTTCTCTGTCGAGAGCTTCACCCAGAGTCTGAAGAGAAGGATGTCCTTGAAGAACACACTGTACTCAGTACTGATCCACCATGTTGTCTTTCTCTGTCGTAGAGCTTCACCCAGAGTCTGAAGAGAAGGATGTCCTTGAAGAACACACTGTACTCCTGTGGAGTCACCTATGAGATTCTGTCAAATATACCAAAGGTAAACAGCTTCACTGTTCCTGTGTGATGCCAGTGTCACTGTGTTAAATATAGTATACCAACAATAACTAGTCTGAACCATCTGCAGGGGACTAGTATCCAAATAAAGTTAGAAactattttatttcatttttggtATCCAGAGAAAATGGTACAATAAAAGTATTGTTCATTCATTTTCTTAAGGAGTGAGGGAGTCCCCTTCTCACATGTTTTAGGTGTATTTAATTGGACAGGTTGTATTTTATATCAAATCAAAGGTTATGTGTCACATGCTtggtagacaacaggtgtagactgacgttgaaatgcttccttacgggtccttttccaacaatgcagttaaagatcaaataaaacattgtgacagtgaataacaaataaaaataacaagtagaaataacatggctatctatatacaggaagtagaaataacatggctatctatatacaggaagtagaaaataacatggctatctatatacaggaagtagaaataacatggctatctatatacaggaagtagaaaataacatggttatctatatacaggaagtagaaataacatggctatctatatacaggaagtagaaaataacatggctatctatatacaggaagtagaaaataacatggctatctatatacaggaagtagaaaataacatggttatctatatacaggaagtagaaaataacatggctatctatatacaggaagtagaaaataacatggctatctatatacaggaagtagaaataacatggctatctatatacaggaagtagaaaataacatggctatctatatacaggaagtagaaaataacatggctatctatatacaggaagtagaaaataacatggctatctatatacaggaagtagaaaataacatggctatctatatacaggaagtagaaaataacatggctatctatatacaggaagtagaaaataacatggctatctatatagaggaagtagaaaataacatggctatctatatagaggaagtagaaaataacatggctatctatatagagaaataacatggctatctacatacaggaagtagaaaataacatggctatctatatacagggagtagaaaataacatggctatctatatacagggggtagaaaataacatggctatctatatacagggagtagaaaataacatggctaaatacagtgagtagaaaataacatggctatctatatacaggaagtagaaaataacatggttatatacaggaagtagaaaataacatggttatctatatacagggagtagaaaataacatggctgtctatatacaggaagtagaaaataacatggctaaatacaggaagtagaaaataacatggttatatacaggaagtagaaaataacatggttatctaTATAcaagaagtagaaaataacatgattatctatatacagggagtagaaaataacatgattatctatatacaggaagtagaaaataacatggctatctatatacaggaagtagaacataacatggctatctatatagaggaagtagaaaataacatggctatctatatagaggaagtagaaaataacatggctatctatatatacaggaagtagaaaataacatggctatctatatacaggaagtagaaaataacatggctatctatatacagggagtagaaaataacatggctatctatatactggaagtagaaaataacatggctatctatatacagggagtagaaaataacatggctatctatatagaggaagtagaaaataacatggctatctatatagaggaagtagaaaataacatggctatctatatatacaggaagtagaaaataacatggctatatatatacaggaagtagaaaataacatggctatatatatacaggaagtagaaaataacatggctatctatatacagggagtagaaaataacatggctatctatatacagggagtagaaaataacatggctaaatacagtgagtagaaaataacatggctatctatatacaggaagtagaaaataacatggctatctatatacagggagtagaaaataacatggctatctatatactggaagtagaaaataacatggctatctatatacagggagtagaaaataacatggctatctatatagaggaagtagaaaataacatggctatctatatagaggaagtagaaaataacatggctatctatatatacaggaagtagaaaataacatggctatatatatacaggaagtagaaaataacatggctatatatatacaggaagtagaaaataacatggctatctatatacagggagtagaaaataacatggctatctatatacagggagtagaaaataacatggctaaatacagtgagtagaaaataacatggctatctatatacaggaagtagaaaataacatggctatctatatacagggagtagaaaataacatggctatctatatactggaagtagaaaataacatggctatctatatacagggagtagaaaataacatggctatctatatagaggaagtagaaaataacatggctatctatatagaggaagtataaaataacatggctatctatatatacaggaagtagaaaataacatggctatatatatacaggaagtagaaaataacatggctatatatatacaggaagtagaaaataacatggctatctatatacagggagtagaaaataacatggctatctatatacagggagtagaaaataacatggctaaatacagtgagtagaaaataacatggctatctatatacaggaagtagaaaataacatggttatatacaggaagtagaaaataacatggttatatacaggaagtagaaaataacatggttatctaTATAcaagaagtagaaaataacatgattatctatatacagggagtagaaaataacatggttatctaTATaaaggaagtagaaaataacatggctatctatatagaggaagtagaacataacatggctatctatatacaggaagtagaaaataacatggctatctatatacagggagtagaaaataacatggctatctatataaaggaagtagaaaataacatggctatctatatacagggagtagaaaataacatggctgtctatatacaggaagtagaaaataacatggctaaatacaggaagtagaaaataacatggttatctatatacaggaagtcgaaa
Proteins encoded:
- the LOC135575030 gene encoding kinesin-like protein KIF13A codes for the protein MLQTTEPDPGNALFLILDRVLLTQMLSSVGLQEEDLNCVRDRWSEALIKRREYLDEQINKIINKQEKSEEDMEREARLVEQWVGLTEERNAVLVPAPGSGIPGAPAHWAPSAGMEAHFPVLFLDLNADDLTVTQQLTGLNL